In Brassica napus cultivar Da-Ae chromosome A3, Da-Ae, whole genome shotgun sequence, the sequence ATGGCTTATAATTTGAGAGGCCAGTAGGGGAAAAGTATTAACTGGATatatgagaagaagaaaggtattatgaaaaatacaattttcattATATCTTCCATACAGAGATTAGTGGCCGGCCACCTAGTTTgtatttttctctttaattttttgacatatttaaaacattttactaCTTTGGCGTGGGCAACATTTTGCTGCCTATCAGATCCAATAAGAACGGACATATGCAAATGCCAAAATCTTGGCTGTCAAATATTAAAGGGGGCATTATGATGTGAAACTAGCtgattttaatcaaatattGGGTGTAACTGGTTATCAATTTATGGAATATCATGAATGAATGGAATTAGAAAAAATGGAATGTAGATGAATGGAATAAGAGAAGTtatggaataaaaaaaaattgaattccaTTCCACTCATTCCACTTATTCATGAACTTTTTTTAACCATGAATGTGTTATAACtacattccattttttttttcagacattCCATAAGGAATCATTAgaatgaaatttgttttttattccaTTCAAATGGTAAAAAAATTTTGGAATCTGCAGGAATAAACCATTCCAAATAATTTCATTCCAAAAACTTGTAATCCGGTTGCACCCATTGTATTAGTTACGTGTGAAGTTCAACCTCTTAAAGCATGAATACATTAATgaggaaaaatatatatttaaatatatatgaagattAGTCAAATATCTTGTTAATTATTAAAGCGCTCCCACTAAGTTTCTGAAGTAATCAtgcaaataaactaatttataatgtaTACTCAAAGCACATGCATATGCAAATCACTGAAGGTGCCTGGATGAGAatattactcactaatcttcgTTTGTTATTATATATGTCACAGATCGCAGAAGAAATGAAACCAAGCCCTTTGGTTATTTCGATATTGTCGAAGCTAAGCGGGGTTATACCCACATGGAAAATCATCCCTGGCCAAGATATTATTGAGACTGCTTTTAAACAGCCAGAAATCAGGAAACAGGTTCTTAAGCACATACTTATGACCTATTATAATGAAACGTAACGTATAGTTCAACTAATTATATGAAGTGAAATTATTGAAGGTTAGAGAAAATCCTTACTGCTACAAAGGACGTCCACGTTTGAAGACTGCTTATGAGCTCTTGAGGGTTAGCACCGATCTTGAGAAGAGACTTAATGAGGTATTTAACTCTTCGTTTACTATGCAGAAGTACCTGTCTATCATTTTTAAACTTCATAATGCTCTTAAAGTTTGTACATTATAACTAAGATTTTTGCACCAAATCGTGATGTCATAAAAAACCAGGTCATTTGCCTATTGCTCCAGTCCGAGCCTGCTACGTAGCGCTGAAaattgaaatgttatatatatagttaggaAGTTAATTTTCGATTAATTTCATGTAATGGTTGATAGGTTTCGTTACCGTTCTTGGTGTTGCATGGAGAAGACGACAAAGTCACGGACAAAGCAGTGAGTAGAGAACTTTACGAGACTGCGTCGAGTTCAGACAAGACTTTCAAGTTGTACCCTGGGATGTGGCATGGTTTACTGTATGGTGAGACACCAGAGAACATTGAGATTGTTTTTGCTGACATCATTGGTTGGTTGGACAAGAGAGCTTCTGATGGACATGGAGGGTTTGAATCCGAGCTTAAACGTGAAAATGATGCTTTCCAATTGAAAGAGTAGGTAGTTGCATTATTTATCAATATCACAAACGAATAAAAACAATAGTCAAGTTCTGTTTGTTTTCcttatctctctcttttctcttgtGTATCTTTGTTGTAAAATGATATTTGtaacttaaatttaaaattatgggTATTTGATTTGGTTAAACAATGATGATTGtaatattaaaagttaagaaCAGTTCTTAACTTAACAAATTAAAAGTTAAGACAGTATAAATTCTGTCATAGTCGCTACCGCTCTTCAACCAAAATGGAAGCTGCAAAATCTCAAGTAAAAGTCATTGTTACTATGTATTCATTagcaaataattatatatcaacAAGTCCATTAATGATTTACAGAAGTTGACTTGTACTTTAGTTGTTGTTACGAGAGCTACTATTGATGTTAGAGAATGGATGAATGCAACAATAGTTGATCAAGGAAGGTACACAAGAAGGTGACATACAACAACGCTCTCACATGGAAACGCCCACCAAGAAGTTGGTTTAAATGCAATTATGATGTTTCTTAGTCAGTGTTGATAAGATGGTTGGTAGGTTCCAAAACCATAGCAGGGCCGTCTCAAATTAATTTTAGGCCATGttcagaaaataatttaatcgTACATTTTatcaagtaattttaaaatttaataattttgtctgattttttaattataaattctaaatttagcattatatctaaaattttaaaatttctaaccataatttatttatatattttgaaaaattcttaaattttttatttttatattttggggCCGTGTTCAACAGCTCCACTTGCGCGTGCTGTTAGACGGCCCTGGACCATAGTACTGTTGAGGAGGCTGAATTATCTACACTAATCTGGGCACTACAATCTTGTTGGTCACTAGGATACACACCCAAGttgaatttgaagaagacaacCAAAACATTTCTTAAATCCTCAATATGATGGTCACTGATGTTCACCTCTGTTTGTATAAAAAGAGATCAGACAACCAATGTGCAAATGTTCTTGCTAGAAAGTACATACAATCTTCTGGTATGTAGTCTTTTTGACATACTTGTCCTTCTTCTTAAAAGAATATGTAGTTACTTACTAATTTAGTGtaatgatataaaattgaattggcaaaaaaaaaagtatcattAAGTAAAAAGTATTTGGCTAActcaaatactaaaatagagGATACTAAAATAGAGGTTTAGTTGACTCTCAAACTCAACTAAAGCACATAAACATTAACAACAACTCCACTCTAATAACTCCACATCCCAATCACACAATACCAAATTCTCAAATGCTCCTTATATAAACCCATTAAACCATCCCTCAGTAAACATCAACACACATAAGCAACTCTAGAATACCAAACTAAATACCAAAAATGGCCAAAGCTCTTCATATAACAATCATTCTCTTCCTCATAGCCTCTAGTCTTCTCGCAACTATCAGCTCAGCTAGACTTCTTGATGAGATCCAACCTCAGTCTCAGTTAGTCCCTACAGGCCAACTCCCCACCGTGGCTCCAACCGAAGCTGAGGAAGAACCTGCACCATCAACTACACTCCCAGCTGGTCCAGCAGGGGGTGGACACGAGCCATTACTCGAGTTCTTC encodes:
- the LOC106438088 gene encoding caffeoylshikimate esterase, which translates into the protein MASETDNIMYEESFIKNTRGMKLFTCKWLPASQEPKALIFICHGYAMECSITMNSTARRLVKAGFGVYGMDYEGHGKSDGLGAYIPNFDHLVDDVSAHYTSICEREENKGKMRFLLGESMGGAVLLLLHRKKPEFWDGAVLVAPMCKIAEEMKPSPLVISILSKLSGVIPTWKIIPGQDIIETAFKQPEIRKQVRENPYCYKGRPRLKTAYELLRVSTDLEKRLNEVSLPFLVLHGEDDKVTDKAVSRELYETASSSDKTFKLYPGMWHGLLYGETPENIEIVFADIIGWLDKRASDGHGGFESELKRENDAFQLKE